A genomic segment from Actinoplanes sichuanensis encodes:
- the ctaC gene encoding aa3-type cytochrome oxidase subunit II produces MGARSSATRPRAVGRAAGLGLGGATLLTVLSGCSIADWGDAFGHFGWPSRGISLQAHEMYDLWIASTIAALTVGIGVWGLIFWCVIRYRKRGEELPVQTRFNMPMEILYTVTPILIVAVLFYYTAVVQTNVDKLSKNPDQVVEVVAFKWNWQFNYRDGMGKDAATVASTVGSSDVIPILVLPVGQTIRFEETSKDVIHSFWVPEMLFKRDVFPGNVRNVFEVTLDKTGRYVGRCAELCGTYHAFMNFELVTVTPENFDKYLAARKAGQSTQQALTAIGEEPYATRTSPFNTRRQSHTWNAPETVAAGK; encoded by the coding sequence GTGGGCGCAAGGAGTTCGGCCACGAGGCCGCGGGCAGTAGGCCGAGCGGCCGGGCTGGGTCTCGGCGGCGCGACGCTGCTGACAGTGCTCTCGGGCTGTTCGATCGCGGACTGGGGAGATGCGTTCGGCCACTTCGGCTGGCCGAGCCGGGGCATCAGCCTCCAGGCCCACGAGATGTATGACCTGTGGATCGCGTCGACCATCGCGGCCCTCACGGTCGGCATCGGCGTGTGGGGCCTGATCTTCTGGTGTGTGATCAGGTATCGGAAGCGCGGCGAAGAGCTGCCCGTGCAGACCCGGTTCAACATGCCGATGGAGATCCTGTACACGGTCACGCCGATCCTGATCGTCGCGGTGCTGTTCTACTACACCGCGGTCGTGCAGACCAATGTCGACAAGCTCTCCAAGAACCCGGACCAGGTCGTCGAGGTCGTCGCGTTCAAGTGGAACTGGCAGTTCAACTACCGTGACGGCATGGGCAAGGACGCCGCGACGGTCGCCTCGACCGTCGGCTCGTCCGATGTGATCCCGATCCTGGTGCTGCCGGTCGGCCAGACCATCCGGTTCGAGGAGACCAGCAAGGACGTCATCCACTCGTTCTGGGTGCCGGAGATGCTGTTCAAGCGGGACGTGTTCCCCGGCAACGTGCGCAACGTCTTCGAGGTCACCCTCGACAAGACCGGCCGTTACGTCGGCCGCTGCGCCGAGCTGTGCGGTACCTACCACGCCTTCATGAACTTCGAGCTGGTCACCGTCACGCCGGAGAATTTCGACAAGTACCTCGCGGCGCGCAAGGCCGGCCAGTCGACCCAGCAGGCCCTGACCGCGATCGGCGAAGAGCCGTATGCGACCCGGACCTCGCCGTTCAACACCCGGCGCCAGTCGCACACCTGGAACGCGCCCGAGACCGTAGCAGCGGGGAAGTAG
- a CDS encoding sigma-70 family RNA polymerase sigma factor, with product MDTQDLDDATAIFIEARPRLFGIAYRMLSSASEAEDLVQEVWLRWQTTDRSVVHNPGGFLTTTATRLAINALQSARVRRETYIGPWLPEPVDTGADPYLGAERGEALEFAALLLMEKLTPNERAAYVLREAFDYPYGQIAEILDTTEPAVRQLVSRARKRVTGERRAPVSAEAQRELLTAFVAAARSGDMAALERLFAVDVRSVSDGNGAYQVSRHAVVGPLRVINFLTAIAPWFWADVDVEFAALNGGDAVVLRRGGAIYGVLAVTAGPDGIEQLLWMVNPDKLTAL from the coding sequence GTGGACACGCAGGATCTCGACGACGCCACCGCGATCTTCATCGAGGCCCGGCCACGGCTGTTCGGGATCGCGTACCGCATGCTCAGCAGCGCCTCCGAGGCCGAGGATCTGGTGCAGGAGGTCTGGCTGCGCTGGCAGACCACCGACCGCAGCGTGGTCCACAACCCGGGCGGATTCCTGACCACCACGGCGACCCGGCTGGCCATCAACGCGCTGCAGTCGGCCCGGGTGCGGCGGGAGACGTACATCGGGCCGTGGCTGCCCGAACCCGTGGACACCGGCGCCGACCCCTACCTGGGTGCGGAGCGGGGTGAGGCACTGGAGTTCGCGGCGCTGCTGCTGATGGAGAAGCTGACCCCGAACGAACGTGCCGCGTACGTGCTGCGGGAGGCGTTCGACTATCCGTACGGGCAGATCGCCGAGATCCTGGACACCACCGAACCGGCGGTCCGGCAGTTGGTCAGCCGGGCCCGGAAACGGGTGACGGGTGAGCGGCGCGCTCCGGTCAGCGCCGAGGCACAGCGGGAGCTGCTCACGGCGTTCGTCGCGGCGGCCCGCTCCGGCGACATGGCGGCCCTGGAACGGCTGTTCGCCGTCGACGTGCGGAGTGTGTCCGACGGCAACGGTGCCTACCAGGTGTCCCGGCACGCGGTGGTGGGCCCGTTGCGGGTGATCAACTTCTTGACCGCGATCGCCCCGTGGTTCTGGGCCGACGTCGACGTGGAGTTCGCCGCGCTCAACGGCGGCGACGCGGTCGTCCTGCGTCGCGGCGGGGCGATCTACGGCGTGCTCGCGGTCACCGCCGGGCCGGATGGCATCGAACAACTGCTCTGGATGGTCAACCCGGACAAGTTGACCGCGCTCTGA
- a CDS encoding glycerate kinase family protein, with protein sequence MRVLICPDKFAGTLSAPEVAQAVADGWSAPGDVLVQRPLADGGPGFVEVLATALDGRLVGVDTVDPLGRPARGEILLANGVAYVESAQACGLHLLTAEERDPRRATSYGLGLLLAAAVESGAAEIVVGLGGSAVNDAGAGMLAALGAAPLDETGYALPYGGAVLINAASLGGVPQLRQVRLVAATDVDNPLTGLHGASNVFGPQKGASREDVLLLDAALEHFAGVLERAFDLKDLALQPGGGAAGGIGAALIALGGRVTSGINLVTNLIGLDAELDAADLVITGEGSFDHQSLRGKVVAGIAAGARDRGLPCVVVAGRNETGQREAAAAGVTETHTLVEHFGNVETALAEPARGLRELATRLAGQWSR encoded by the coding sequence GTGCGCGTACTGATCTGTCCGGACAAGTTCGCCGGCACCCTCTCCGCCCCCGAAGTCGCCCAGGCCGTCGCCGACGGCTGGTCCGCCCCGGGCGACGTCCTCGTCCAGCGCCCGCTCGCCGACGGCGGCCCCGGCTTCGTGGAGGTGTTGGCCACCGCCCTGGACGGCCGGCTCGTCGGAGTCGACACGGTCGATCCGCTGGGTCGTCCGGCCCGCGGCGAGATCCTGCTGGCGAACGGCGTCGCCTACGTCGAGAGCGCCCAGGCGTGCGGCCTGCACCTGCTGACGGCCGAGGAGCGGGACCCGAGACGGGCCACCTCGTACGGCCTGGGCCTGCTGCTCGCCGCCGCGGTGGAGTCCGGCGCCGCCGAGATCGTGGTCGGCCTCGGCGGCTCCGCGGTCAACGACGCCGGCGCCGGCATGCTGGCCGCCCTGGGCGCCGCCCCGCTCGACGAGACCGGGTACGCCCTGCCGTACGGCGGCGCGGTCCTGATCAACGCGGCCTCGCTCGGCGGTGTCCCGCAGTTGCGGCAGGTCCGCCTGGTCGCCGCGACAGACGTCGACAACCCGCTGACCGGCCTGCACGGCGCCAGCAACGTGTTCGGCCCGCAGAAGGGCGCCTCCCGGGAGGACGTGCTGCTGCTGGACGCGGCGCTGGAGCACTTCGCCGGTGTGCTGGAGCGCGCCTTCGACCTCAAGGATCTGGCGCTGCAGCCGGGCGGCGGCGCGGCCGGCGGGATCGGTGCGGCCCTGATCGCGCTCGGTGGCCGGGTGACCTCGGGTATCAACCTGGTCACGAATCTGATCGGCCTGGACGCCGAGTTGGACGCGGCCGACCTGGTGATCACCGGCGAGGGCTCGTTCGATCACCAGTCGCTGCGCGGCAAGGTGGTGGCCGGTATCGCGGCCGGTGCCCGGGACCGCGGCCTGCCGTGCGTGGTGGTGGCCGGCCGCAACGAGACAGGTCAGCGCGAGGCGGCGGCGGCCGGGGTGACCGAGACGCACACCCTGGTCGAGCATTTCGGGAACGTCGAGACCGCCCTCGCCGAACCGGCCCGTGGGCTGCGCGAACTCGCGACGCGTCTGGCCGGGCAGTGGAGCCGGTGA
- a CDS encoding sulfurtransferase TusA family protein — translation MIILDCRGLRCPIPVIRLAKAMPGVAVGEIVRVLADDPAAAGDIPAWCRMKGQEFVAADGHQFDVRRVT, via the coding sequence CTGATCATCCTCGACTGCCGTGGGCTGCGCTGCCCGATCCCGGTGATCCGGCTGGCCAAGGCGATGCCCGGAGTGGCCGTCGGCGAGATCGTGCGGGTGCTCGCCGACGACCCGGCCGCGGCCGGCGACATCCCCGCCTGGTGCCGGATGAAGGGCCAGGAGTTCGTCGCGGCCGACGGCCATCAGTTCGACGTGAGGCGTGTCACCTGA
- a CDS encoding AAA family ATPase, translated as MVLAVFAGLPGVGKSTLAAVVAAELPAAVLAVDTVDFTLQRYGVHEPRPGYAAYGVVAALAEEQIRIGHHVIIDAVNPVKAARELWTDLADRMAVPLRVVEVVCGDDAEHRRRVEERYQARDHEGIPDWVRVLERQAEYEPYLGPRLVVDTHLAKDPVPQVIDYLDDRRR; from the coding sequence ATGGTTCTAGCGGTTTTCGCCGGTCTCCCCGGAGTCGGCAAGAGCACCCTGGCCGCCGTGGTCGCAGCCGAGCTGCCCGCGGCGGTCCTGGCCGTCGACACGGTCGACTTCACCCTCCAGCGGTACGGGGTGCACGAACCCCGGCCCGGCTACGCCGCCTACGGCGTGGTGGCCGCGCTCGCCGAGGAACAGATCAGGATCGGCCACCACGTGATCATCGACGCGGTCAACCCGGTCAAGGCGGCCCGCGAGCTGTGGACCGACCTGGCCGACCGGATGGCGGTGCCGCTGCGGGTCGTCGAGGTGGTCTGCGGCGACGACGCGGAGCACCGCCGCCGGGTCGAGGAGCGCTATCAGGCCCGCGACCACGAGGGCATCCCGGACTGGGTGCGGGTCCTGGAGCGCCAGGCCGAGTACGAGCCGTACCTCGGCCCGCGCCTGGTCGTCGACACCCACCTGGCCAAGGATCCGGTCCCCCAGGTGATCGACTACCTCGACGATCGCCGCCGGTGA
- a CDS encoding helix-turn-helix transcriptional regulator has protein sequence MDRARLAAYLRTRRETVQPEDVGLPRGGRRRTRGLRREEVAVLSDMSVDYYTRLEQPRGPHPSEQMIDAVARGLRLSMEEHDHLRTLAGYATPRRSADSGHVNPGMRRIFDGVGETAAQVVTALGETLLQTPLSVALIGDESVHTGWARSLHYRWFTDPAARQLHPDEDRDAQSRLVVADLLRSYTRDGVESRTATLVGLLLTASPEFARLWRDQPVAGPYCGPVRLRHPRVGPLELHCQRLIDPDQAQQLVMYTAAPGTAADERLRLLAVLGAVDLPGQPVQEGRPG, from the coding sequence GTGGATCGGGCACGGCTGGCCGCCTATCTGCGTACCCGGCGGGAGACCGTGCAGCCCGAGGACGTGGGACTGCCCCGGGGCGGCCGCCGCCGGACCCGCGGGCTGCGCCGGGAGGAGGTCGCCGTGCTCAGCGACATGTCCGTCGACTACTACACCCGGCTGGAGCAGCCGCGCGGCCCGCACCCGTCCGAGCAGATGATCGACGCTGTCGCCCGTGGGCTGCGGCTGTCGATGGAAGAACACGACCACCTGCGAACGCTGGCCGGCTATGCCACGCCCCGTCGATCGGCGGACTCCGGGCACGTCAACCCCGGGATGCGCCGGATCTTCGACGGGGTCGGGGAGACCGCGGCGCAGGTGGTCACCGCGCTCGGCGAGACGCTGCTGCAGACACCGCTGTCGGTGGCGCTGATCGGCGACGAGAGCGTGCACACCGGGTGGGCACGCTCTCTGCACTACCGGTGGTTCACCGATCCGGCGGCGCGGCAGCTGCACCCGGACGAGGACCGGGACGCGCAGAGCCGTCTCGTCGTGGCGGATCTGCTCCGGTCGTACACCCGGGATGGGGTTGAATCTCGAACCGCGACGCTCGTCGGCCTGCTGCTCACCGCAAGCCCGGAATTCGCCCGACTGTGGCGTGACCAGCCGGTCGCCGGGCCCTACTGCGGGCCGGTGCGGCTGCGGCATCCCCGGGTGGGGCCGCTGGAGCTGCACTGCCAGCGCCTGATCGACCCGGACCAGGCGCAGCAGCTGGTGATGTACACCGCCGCTCCGGGAACCGCCGCCGACGAGAGACTCCGTCTGCTGGCGGTTCTCGGAGCCGTCGATCTACCGGGACAGCCAGTCCAGGAAGGTCGTCCCGGCTAG
- the nadA gene encoding quinolinate synthase NadA, producing MTGVTSTWTEPSDSPLTLLLLGKGTDPASERGVDCPGDLPAPSDPDLVARATAAKAALGDRVFVLGHHYQRDEVIQFADVTGDSFKLAQQAAARPDAEFIVFCGVHFMAESADILTGADQRVILPDLAAGCSMADMAVLGQVETAWEHFQDLGITDQIVPVTYMNSSADIKGFVGRNKGVVCTSSNAKRALDWSFEQGSKVFFLPDQHLGRNTAVLEMGFELDDCVLYDPHKPKGGLTDEQLVDARMILWRGHCSVHGRFTIDSVREVRERVPGVNVLVHPECRHDVVKAADYVGSTEYIIKALDAAPSGSAWAVGTELNLVRRLALAHPDKQIMFLDRTVCYCSTMNRIDLPHLVWTLEELVAGRVPNVITVDEKTAHEARVALDQMLALP from the coding sequence ATGACTGGCGTGACGTCGACCTGGACCGAACCCTCGGACTCCCCGCTGACCCTGCTCCTCCTGGGCAAGGGCACCGACCCGGCCAGTGAGCGCGGGGTGGACTGCCCCGGCGATCTGCCCGCACCCAGCGACCCCGACCTGGTGGCCCGAGCCACCGCGGCGAAGGCGGCGCTCGGCGACCGGGTGTTCGTGCTCGGCCACCACTACCAGCGTGACGAGGTCATCCAGTTCGCCGACGTCACCGGCGACTCGTTCAAGCTCGCCCAGCAGGCCGCCGCCCGGCCGGACGCGGAGTTCATCGTCTTCTGCGGTGTGCACTTCATGGCCGAGAGCGCGGACATTCTGACCGGCGCGGACCAGCGCGTGATCCTGCCGGACCTCGCGGCCGGCTGCTCGATGGCCGACATGGCCGTGCTCGGGCAGGTCGAGACCGCCTGGGAGCACTTCCAGGACCTCGGCATCACCGACCAGATCGTCCCCGTGACGTACATGAACTCGTCGGCCGACATCAAGGGCTTCGTCGGCCGTAACAAGGGCGTGGTCTGCACGTCGTCCAACGCCAAGCGCGCCCTGGACTGGTCGTTCGAGCAGGGTTCGAAGGTGTTCTTCCTGCCCGACCAGCACCTGGGCCGCAACACCGCCGTGCTCGAGATGGGTTTCGAGCTGGACGACTGCGTCCTCTACGACCCGCACAAGCCCAAGGGCGGCCTCACCGACGAGCAGCTGGTCGACGCCCGCATGATCCTCTGGCGCGGGCACTGCTCGGTGCACGGCCGGTTCACCATCGACAGCGTCCGCGAGGTCCGCGAGCGGGTTCCCGGCGTCAACGTGCTGGTCCACCCCGAGTGCCGGCACGACGTGGTCAAGGCGGCCGACTACGTCGGCTCGACCGAGTACATCATCAAGGCCCTCGACGCGGCGCCGTCCGGTTCGGCGTGGGCGGTGGGCACCGAGCTCAATCTGGTACGGCGACTCGCGCTCGCCCACCCGGACAAGCAGATCATGTTCCTCGACCGGACGGTCTGCTACTGCTCCACCATGAATCGCATCGACCTCCCCCATCTGGTCTGGACGTTGGAGGAGCTGGTGGCCGGCCGCGTGCCGAACGTCATCACGGTGGATGAGAAGACCGCGCACGAGGCCCGGGTCGCTCTCGACCAGATGCTGGCCCTCCCGTAA
- a CDS encoding carbohydrate kinase family protein has product MKIAVTGSIATDHLMHFPGRFAEQLIADQLHKVSLSFLVDDLVVRRGGVAPNIAFGMAKLGLRPILVGAVGADFADYRSWLERHGVDCDSVHVSDVAHTARFVCTTDDDLNQIASFYAGAMAEARNIELAPVFERAGGLDLVLVGANDPAAMIRHSEECRSRGYRFIADPSQQLARMSGSDVLSLISGAEYLMTNEYERSLLETKAELTADQVLEHVKIRVTTLGKDGVEITGRDIERIHVPVVPDVIGEDPTGVGDGFRAGFFSAVSWGLGLERAAQVGSLVAALVLETVGTQEYDIRAADFGKRFAAAYGDEAAAEITPFLPA; this is encoded by the coding sequence ATGAAGATCGCCGTCACCGGCTCGATCGCCACCGACCACCTGATGCACTTCCCCGGCAGGTTCGCCGAGCAGCTCATCGCCGACCAGTTGCACAAGGTCTCGCTGTCCTTCCTCGTCGACGACCTGGTGGTCCGGCGCGGCGGGGTGGCCCCCAACATCGCCTTCGGGATGGCCAAGCTGGGCCTGCGGCCGATCCTGGTCGGCGCGGTCGGCGCGGACTTCGCCGACTACCGGTCGTGGCTCGAGCGGCACGGCGTCGACTGCGACTCGGTGCACGTCAGCGATGTGGCGCACACCGCCCGGTTCGTCTGCACCACCGACGACGACCTGAACCAGATCGCCTCGTTCTACGCGGGTGCGATGGCCGAGGCCCGCAACATCGAGCTGGCCCCGGTGTTCGAGCGGGCCGGCGGCCTCGACCTGGTGCTGGTCGGCGCCAACGACCCGGCCGCGATGATCCGCCACTCGGAGGAGTGCCGGTCACGCGGTTACCGGTTCATCGCCGACCCGTCGCAGCAGCTCGCCCGGATGAGCGGGTCCGACGTGCTGAGCCTGATCAGCGGCGCCGAGTACCTGATGACCAACGAGTATGAGCGGTCGCTCCTGGAGACCAAGGCCGAGCTGACCGCCGACCAGGTCCTGGAGCACGTCAAGATCCGGGTCACCACGCTCGGCAAGGACGGTGTGGAGATCACCGGCCGCGACATCGAGCGCATCCACGTGCCGGTCGTGCCGGATGTGATCGGCGAGGACCCGACAGGTGTCGGCGACGGCTTCCGGGCCGGCTTCTTCTCGGCCGTGTCCTGGGGCCTCGGGCTGGAGCGCGCCGCGCAGGTGGGCTCGCTGGTGGCCGCCCTGGTGCTGGAGACGGTCGGCACCCAGGAGTACGACATCCGGGCCGCCGACTTCGGCAAGCGGTTCGCGGCGGCGTACGGCGACGAGGCGGCTGCCGAGATCACGCCCTTCCTCCCGGCGTGA
- a CDS encoding cytochrome c oxidase subunit 4: MRTEYKIFAAVSAFLFAAAAVYGMYTYNTPNSTGVGDGYEGGTEWVGVVALILSGLLCLMCAGFFWFVARRIDLRPEDREDGEIAEGAGEVGFFSPGSYWPFGIALAASVAGIGLVFWMWWLLALGLVAVIFTACGLLFEYYSGTRHPEAHL; the protein is encoded by the coding sequence GTGAGGACTGAATACAAGATCTTCGCCGCCGTCTCGGCCTTCCTTTTCGCCGCGGCCGCCGTCTACGGCATGTACACGTACAACACGCCGAACTCCACCGGAGTGGGCGACGGCTACGAGGGCGGCACCGAGTGGGTCGGCGTCGTCGCGCTGATCCTTTCCGGACTGCTCTGCTTGATGTGCGCCGGCTTCTTCTGGTTCGTCGCCCGCCGCATCGACCTGCGGCCGGAGGACCGGGAGGACGGCGAGATCGCCGAGGGCGCCGGCGAGGTCGGCTTCTTCAGCCCGGGCAGCTACTGGCCGTTCGGCATTGCGCTGGCCGCCTCGGTGGCCGGTATCGGCCTGGTGTTCTGGATGTGGTGGCTGCTCGCGCTCGGCCTGGTCGCGGTCATCTTCACCGCGTGTGGCCTGCTCTTCGAGTACTACTCCGGCACCCGCCACCCGGAAGCGCACCTGTAG
- a CDS encoding SDR family oxidoreductase, giving the protein MNRVTMPRELDLTGRRALVTGASGGLGLALAGRLAEAGAEVLLAVRDEARGVAAVDRIRGAAPGARVSVRPLDLASAASVNSLFRSLITEDRPIHLLINNAGVMAPATRHTTVDGFELQFGTNHMGHFALTTGLLPLLRAGQARVTTVTSSAARQARLDWTDLQSERRYSAVGGYGRSKLANLFFALELDRRSRTEGWGVVSNAAHPGTTLTGLYAAGPNLGRAGRAPHEALMSRLHRWGILVHGVAQGMLPILYAATSEQAQGGRLYGPDGFGQFTGGPAELKIYRAARDRDQAARLWEHSLALAG; this is encoded by the coding sequence ATGAACAGAGTGACGATGCCGCGGGAGCTGGATCTCACCGGTCGCCGGGCGCTGGTGACCGGGGCGAGCGGCGGACTGGGCCTGGCCCTGGCGGGCCGACTTGCCGAGGCGGGCGCCGAGGTGCTGCTGGCCGTCCGGGACGAGGCCAGGGGAGTGGCCGCGGTGGATCGGATCCGCGGCGCCGCCCCGGGCGCCCGGGTCTCGGTGCGGCCGCTGGACCTCGCCTCGGCCGCGTCGGTGAACAGCCTGTTCCGTAGCCTGATCACCGAGGACCGGCCGATCCACCTGCTGATCAACAACGCCGGGGTGATGGCGCCGGCCACCCGGCACACCACCGTGGACGGCTTCGAGTTGCAGTTCGGCACCAACCACATGGGGCATTTCGCGCTCACCACCGGGCTGCTGCCGCTGCTGCGGGCCGGCCAGGCCCGGGTGACCACGGTGACCAGCAGCGCGGCCCGCCAGGCCCGCCTGGACTGGACCGACCTGCAGAGCGAGCGGCGGTACTCGGCGGTCGGCGGCTACGGGCGGTCGAAACTGGCCAACCTGTTCTTCGCCCTGGAACTGGACCGGCGCAGCCGTACCGAGGGCTGGGGTGTGGTCAGCAACGCCGCCCATCCGGGCACCACCCTGACCGGCCTCTACGCCGCCGGACCCAACCTGGGCCGGGCCGGGCGCGCCCCGCACGAGGCGCTCATGAGCCGCCTGCACCGCTGGGGGATCCTGGTGCACGGCGTGGCGCAGGGCATGCTGCCGATCCTGTACGCGGCCACCAGTGAGCAGGCACAGGGCGGGCGGCTCTACGGCCCGGACGGGTTCGGTCAGTTCACCGGCGGACCGGCCGAACTGAAGATCTACCGGGCGGCCCGAGACCGCGATCAGGCCGCCCGCCTGTGGGAGCACTCACTGGCGCTGGCCGGCTGA
- a CDS encoding cysteine desulfurase family protein — translation MDYTGDPVGAHAYLDAAGAAPLHPVAREALLASLADGWADPTRLYAAGRRARQLHDAATAVAAEILGVRPDELSFWPSGTAAAQAAVLGGLGGRRRAGNTLVHSAIEHSAVLHAARTAEAVEVGVDRLGRLDLDAWSAAVGGTGVALACLIGASHEVGTIQPVAAAAEICAEAGVPLFVDAAQTVGRVDLPSGWSLLSASAHKWGGPPGVGVLVVRKGVRWLSPYPQDDLHRPGHPGVPGLPQVVAAAASLRAVAGEAAAESVRLSALVDRIRERVAATVPDVEIVGDPVGRLPHLVTFSCLYVDGEALLHALDRHGFAVSSGSSCTSSTLRPSHVLEAMGVLSHGNVRVSLHRATTEADVERFLTVLPGLVADIRTEAGL, via the coding sequence GTGGACTACACAGGCGATCCGGTCGGGGCGCACGCTTACCTGGACGCCGCCGGCGCGGCGCCTCTGCATCCGGTGGCCCGCGAGGCGTTGCTGGCCTCCCTCGCCGATGGCTGGGCCGATCCCACCCGGCTCTACGCGGCGGGCCGGCGGGCGAGGCAGTTGCACGACGCGGCCACCGCGGTGGCCGCCGAGATCCTGGGGGTACGGCCGGACGAGCTCTCCTTCTGGCCATCCGGGACGGCAGCCGCGCAGGCGGCTGTCCTCGGCGGACTCGGCGGTCGGCGACGGGCCGGGAACACGCTGGTCCACTCGGCGATCGAGCATTCGGCCGTGCTGCACGCGGCCCGCACCGCCGAGGCGGTCGAGGTGGGCGTGGACCGGCTGGGCCGCCTCGACCTGGACGCGTGGTCGGCCGCGGTCGGTGGCACCGGAGTGGCCCTGGCGTGCCTGATCGGCGCGAGTCACGAAGTGGGAACGATTCAGCCGGTGGCCGCGGCCGCGGAGATCTGCGCGGAGGCGGGGGTGCCGCTGTTCGTGGACGCGGCCCAGACCGTGGGCCGGGTCGATCTTCCGTCCGGCTGGTCACTGCTGAGCGCGAGCGCGCACAAGTGGGGTGGTCCGCCCGGGGTCGGTGTGCTGGTGGTCCGCAAAGGTGTGCGCTGGCTTTCCCCGTACCCCCAGGATGATCTTCATCGCCCCGGCCACCCGGGCGTGCCCGGCCTGCCGCAAGTGGTCGCGGCGGCCGCGAGCCTGCGGGCCGTCGCGGGTGAGGCGGCGGCCGAGTCGGTGCGGCTGAGCGCGCTCGTCGACCGGATCCGGGAGCGTGTCGCGGCGACCGTGCCGGATGTGGAGATCGTCGGCGACCCGGTCGGCCGGCTGCCGCATCTGGTGACGTTCAGCTGCCTGTATGTGGATGGTGAGGCGCTGCTGCACGCGCTCGACCGGCACGGGTTCGCGGTGTCGTCCGGCTCGTCGTGCACGTCGTCGACGCTGCGGCCCAGTCACGTGCTGGAGGCGATGGGCGTGCTCAGTCACGGCAATGTGCGAGTGTCGCTGCACCGGGCGACGACCGAGGCGGACGTGGAGAGATTCCTCACGGTGTTGCCGGGTCTGGTGGCGGACATCCGGACGGAGGCCGGGCTCTGA
- a CDS encoding SDR family oxidoreductase, which yields MKIAVIGGTGLIGSQVVRLLTTGGHDVLPLSPSTGVDLLTGSGLPEALAGADVVVNLTNSPTFDEASPAFFRTTMENMLSAAASAGVGHAVILSIVGVDQVPELDYYRAKVLQEDLLRTGPVPYSIVRATQFFEFVDAILSWTSDENTVRLPATPVQPMAAADVARAVADVAAGAPLNGVRNVAGPQVFGLDELGRVALSARGDRRAVVTDPSAGMFAAVPGDVLIGRDDAVLAGTTFLDWLSR from the coding sequence AGATCGCTGTAATCGGGGGCACCGGGCTCATCGGGTCGCAGGTCGTGCGGCTGCTGACCACCGGTGGGCACGACGTGCTGCCGCTCTCCCCGTCGACCGGCGTCGACCTGCTGACCGGGTCGGGCCTGCCGGAGGCGCTGGCCGGCGCCGACGTCGTCGTCAACCTGACCAACTCACCGACGTTCGACGAGGCGTCGCCCGCGTTCTTCCGGACGACCATGGAGAACATGCTGTCGGCGGCCGCCTCGGCCGGGGTCGGCCACGCCGTGATCCTGTCGATCGTCGGGGTCGACCAGGTGCCGGAGCTGGACTACTACCGCGCCAAGGTGCTGCAGGAGGACCTGCTGCGGACCGGCCCGGTGCCGTACTCGATCGTCCGGGCCACCCAGTTCTTCGAGTTCGTCGACGCGATCCTGTCGTGGACGTCCGACGAGAACACGGTCCGCCTGCCCGCCACCCCGGTCCAGCCGATGGCGGCGGCCGATGTGGCCCGGGCGGTGGCCGACGTCGCCGCCGGTGCCCCGCTGAACGGGGTTCGCAACGTCGCCGGACCGCAGGTGTTCGGGCTCGACGAACTGGGCCGGGTCGCCCTGTCCGCCCGGGGCGACCGACGGGCCGTGGTCACCGACCCGTCGGCGGGTATGTTCGCCGCGGTCCCAGGTGACGTCCTGATCGGCCGGGACGACGCCGTCCTAGCCGGGACGACCTTCCTGGACTGGCTGTCCCGGTAG
- the erpA gene encoding iron-sulfur cluster insertion protein ErpA, producing MTTEAHTESTEATAAPTGILLTDVAAVKVKALIEQEGRDDLRLRIAVQPGGCSGLRYQLFFDERSLDGDIVSDFDGVEVVVDRMSAPYLAGATIDFADRIDAQGFTIDNPNAQNSCACGDSFH from the coding sequence GTGACCACTGAAGCGCACACCGAGTCGACCGAGGCGACTGCTGCCCCGACCGGCATCCTCCTCACCGACGTCGCCGCGGTGAAGGTCAAGGCCCTGATCGAGCAGGAGGGGCGCGACGACCTGCGCCTGCGCATCGCCGTACAGCCCGGTGGCTGCTCCGGCCTGCGCTACCAGCTCTTCTTCGACGAGCGCTCGCTCGACGGTGACATCGTCAGCGACTTCGACGGCGTCGAGGTCGTGGTGGACCGGATGAGCGCTCCCTACCTGGCCGGCGCGACCATCGACTTCGCCGACCGGATCGACGCGCAGGGCTTCACGATCGACAACCCGAACGCGCAGAACTCGTGCGCCTGTGGTGACTCGTTCCACTGA